From Pyrenophora tritici-repentis strain M4 chromosome 1, whole genome shotgun sequence, the proteins below share one genomic window:
- a CDS encoding SnoaL-4 multi-domain protein — protein MSDINPLDVLAIKNVVSRYCQALDTKDFDMLEEVFVPDVDADYPFNSSMKNVKEVASAIKKRLGPVRTYHNLTTQTITFRSDAQTARVVTYFHGIHFGQGPHEGKMLSAFGKYVDNMVLLEAKNGDFEGVRGASGVWRIKDRAVTFTQRIGDENIMKEH, from the exons ATGTCTGATATCAACCCACTTGACGTCTTAGCTATCAAGAACGTCGTATCGCGTTACTGCCAAGCGCTTGATACGAAAGACTTTGATATGTTGGAAGAGGTGTTCGTTCCCGATGTTGATGCTGACTATCCTTTCAACTCATCTATGAAGAACGTAAAGGAGGTGGCGAGCGCAATCAAGAAACG TCTCGGGCCGGTTCGCACATATCACAACCTGACGACGCAGACCATAACCTTCAGATCCGATGCACAAACCGCACGGGTGGTAACGTACTTTCACGGTATACAC TTTGGGCAAGGCCCTCACGAGGGAAAGATGCTATCCGCGTTCGGCAAATACGTGGACAACATGGTATTGCTAGAAGCAAAGAACGGTGATTTCGAGGGCGTACGGGGTGCGAGCGGGGTTTGGAGGATAAAGGACAGAGCCGTGACCTTTACTCAGCGTATCGGTGATGAGAACATCATGAAAGAGCATTGA
- a CDS encoding Thioredoxin-7 multi-domain protein, producing the protein MDEDSILNFCSITSCDPDKAAQYLRLTDGNFEQAIQLFFDAPGLDFTPSAPSQPSAAASSAQHAINVDSDDDMDFDAATRGTTPPTRAQPGVEDDEAMARRLQEEMYGGSGPGGTGPDEVRAPMQRTTETLVGPGSNWGPADDDEDVDAMVQEQLARRRTGRAGIFNQQTTQTNVWDNTTDSSTRRRELATATGGASEQSSKMSMLAELFRPPFEIMYQGPWEKARDMGKDEEKWLLVNIQDPAIFDCQRLNRDIWKNDDIKATVRENFIFMQYAKDDQRGQQYMNYYFHARDSSDAYPHIAIVDPRTGEQVKVWSGPPIPEPVEFHAQLHEFLDRYSLNVNAKNPVAKRKSESKKKDLGRMTEEEMLEMALKNSMDNGQGPKDDDPDALTKSTDNVKGKGKADEAASEPEASAPTNPLFATISAHAPHTEPTVTDPKITTRIQFRGPSGRPIVRRFHLSDPVRRVYEWIKSDIPWEGKQGAEFDLAFMGKNLIEHLDETVEAAGLKGASVMVEFLDNE; encoded by the exons ATGGACGAGGACTCTATTCTCAACTTCTGCAGCATCACGTCGTGCGATCCGGACAAGGCCGCCCAGTATCTGCGCTTGACAGACGGCAACTTTGAACAAGCCATCCAGCTCTTCTTCGATGCGCCCGGGCTTGACTTTACTCCATCGGCACCTTCACAACCTTCGGCAGCCGCTTCGTCTGCACAACACGCAATAAATGTCGATTCAGATGATGACATGGACTTTGATGCCGCCACACGGGGCACCACTCCACCCACACGGGCCCAGCCGGGCGTCGAAGATGACGAAGCCATGGCGCGGCGGCTGCAAGAGGAGATGTACGGTGGGAGTGGACCTGGAGGTACTGGCCCTGACGAGGTTCGTGCACCTATGCAGCGGACCACGGAAACCCTCGTCGGCCCAGGCTCCAACTGGGGGCCtgccgacgacgacgaggatgTCGACGCCATGGTCCAAGAACAACTGGCTCGTCGCCGGACAG GTCGCGCCGGCATCTTCAACCAGCAGACAACTCAGACCAACGTGTGGGACAACACGACGGATTCAAGTACCCGCCGACGCGAGCTTGCAACCGCGACAGGCGGCGCGTCCGAGCAGTCTTCTAAGATGAGCATGCTCGCCGAGCTGTTCCGTCCGCCCTTTGAGATCATGTATCAAGGGCCGTGGGAAAAGGCACGAGACATGGGTAAAGACGAGGAAAAATGGCTGCTTGTTAACATCCAGGACCCCGCCATCTTCGACTGCCAGCGCCTCAATCGGGACATTTGGAAGAACGACGACATCAAGGCGACTGTACGCGAGAACTTCATCTTCATGCAGTATGCAAAAGACGACCAGCGTGGTCAGCAGTACATGAACTACTACTTCCATGCCCGCGACAGCTCTGATGCTTACCCACACATCGCCATCGTAGATCCCCGGACAGGCGAGCAGGTCAAGGTATGGTCAGGTCCACCAATACCCGAACCAGTCGAATTTCATGCTCAGCTTCACGAGTTCCTTGATCGTTACAGCCTGAATGTGAACGCAAAGAACCCTGTCGCGAAGCGAAAGTCCGAGTCCAAGAAGAAGGACCTGGGCCGCATGACCGAAGAGGAGATGCTCGAGATGGCTCTGAAAAACAGCATGGATAACGGCCAAGGCCCGAAAGATGACGATCCAGACGCCCTCACAAAGTCGACGGACAATGTCAAGGGCAAGGGCAAAGCGGATGAGGCTGCGTCCGAGCCCGAGGCCAGCGCACCCACAAATCCTCTATTCGCCACCATATCTGCACATGCTCCCCACACCGAGCCCACCGTTACCGATCCCAAAATCACAACGCGCATCCAGTTTCGAGGACCATCAGGTCGCCCCATCGTGCGCCGCTTTCACCTCTCAGACCCTGTACGCCGCGTCTACGAATGGATCAAGTCGGATATCCCTTGGGAGGGCAAGCAAGGCGCCGAGTTTGATCTTGCCTTTATGGGCAAAAACCTCATCGAGCATCTCGATGAGACCGTCGAAGCTGCTGGTCTCAAGGGTGCCAGTGTCATGGTTGAATTTCTTGACAACGAGTAA